The Sphaerospermopsis torques-reginae ITEP-024 genome has a window encoding:
- a CDS encoding cupredoxin domain-containing protein translates to MYSHLINISQYLYKCHKCLFLLIFLVCLGFIDGTCAIAENLNNSSGDIIKQPPTEITVILGTAAGELKFEPNFLEFQSGKRYKLVLTNPSPVKHYFTSKDFADAIWTQKVEAGNVEIKGMIHELELKPGAEAEWVFVPLKTGKYNLRCTIPGHSEAGMKGEIVIQS, encoded by the coding sequence ATGTACAGTCATCTAATCAACATTTCCCAATATCTATATAAATGTCATAAATGTCTGTTTCTGCTGATATTTCTGGTTTGTCTTGGTTTCATAGATGGAACTTGTGCGATCGCAGAAAACTTAAACAATTCCTCTGGTGATATAATCAAACAACCACCAACAGAAATTACCGTCATTTTGGGAACTGCTGCGGGTGAATTGAAATTTGAACCTAATTTTTTAGAATTTCAATCAGGGAAACGGTACAAGCTAGTTTTAACTAATCCCAGTCCTGTAAAGCATTATTTTACCAGTAAAGATTTCGCTGATGCTATTTGGACCCAAAAGGTAGAAGCGGGAAATGTGGAAATTAAAGGAATGATTCACGAATTAGAACTCAAACCCGGTGCAGAAGCAGAATGGGTGTTTGTTCCTCTCAAAACAGGAAAATATAATTTACGTTGTACCATCCCCGGACATTCTGAAGCAGGTATGAAAGGAGAAATAGTAATTCAATCCTAA